The sequence below is a genomic window from Deltaproteobacteria bacterium GWC2_55_46.
CTCGAGCAATTGAAGCGTCACGCAGTAACGCTGGCCGGTCAGCATAGAATCGATTCGCGTCCTGGGCTGGACAAGTTGCTGCCACGGCTGGCGGACAATGCGCGCGTTCTGCTGGCGGCATATGACGTCGTGACAGCCGCAGCCACGCCGGGACAACGGATCGTGCCGGCGGAGGCCTGGTTGCTCGATAATTTCTATCTCATCGAGCAGCAGATCGGTCTGGCACGTCGGCATCTGCCGCGCGGGTACAGCCGGCAGTTGCCGCAATTAACTAATGGCCTGTCAGCCGGTTTCCCCCGCATCTATGATTTGGCGTTGGAGTTGATCTCTCACATGGACGGTCGTGTCGACAGCGACAACGCCACCCAATTCGTCACCGCGTACCAGACCGCTGAACCGTTAAAGTTGGGCGAATTGTGGGCATTCCCGATCATGCTGCAGTTGGCGCTGCTGGAAAACCTTCGACGCGTTGCGTTGCGTATCGCCCGCCGGCGCGAGGAGCGCGATGTGGCCATCACATGGGCAGACCGCATGCTCGCGACGGCCGAAAAAGAGCCGAAAAAGCTTATCCAGTTGCTAGCCGACTTTGCCAATGCAGATGTGCCTCTGACCGCGCCGTTTGTGGAGGAATTTTACGCAAGACTCCAGGCACAGGGGCCTGCTATGGCCTTCGTTCAAACCTGGGTCGAGCAAAAACTGCTCGAACAAGGGTCGACCGCAACGCAGTTGTCGGAGGCAGCCGGACGAACGGCAGCTGCCAACCAGATCTCCATCGCAAATAGTATTGGTAGTCTGCGTTTTATCGACACTATGGATTGGAGGAATTACGTAGAGTCGCTCAGTGTCGTCGAGCTGACATTGCGCGAAGACCCGACAGGGATGCACGCCAGCCAGGATTTTGTCACCCGCGACCGGTACCGGCATGTCATCGAAGACGTGGCGAGGGGCAGTTCGCGCAGTGAGTTGGCTGTGGCCCGCGAGGCCATTATTCTCGCGCAGACTGCTGCAGAGCGATTGGGTGCCAAGGACCGCACCGCGCATGTCGGATACTATCTTGTCGATCACGGACGGCAAGTACTGGAGCGTGCGGTCGGATGCAGTTTGTCTTGGAAATTGCTGGTCAGCCGAGCGAGCCGGCATTTCTGCCTGTTCCTTTACCTCGGCCCCATCATCTTGCTCACCGCACTGGCGACATCGGTCGTGCTTTTCCCTTTCGGCGGGTTCGAGCCGGGTGATTGGCGGTACTGGTTTTTCGCGATCACCGGCATAATCGGCGCATCGGCGCTGGCCGTCCCGCTCGTGAATCTGTTGTCCACGCTCGTCTTGCCGCCTCGCGCGCTACCACGATTGGATTTTTCGCAGGGCATTCCATCCGTTTACCGCACCATGGTGGTTGTCCCCACCTTGCTGAGCAGGCCGCAAGATGTTGATGATCTTATCGAAGCCATGGAGATACGCTATCTCGGTAATCGCGATCCTAACCTGTTCTTTGCCTTGCTGACGGATTTCCGCGACGCACCAGAACGCACTCTGCCAGACGATGACGCGTTGCTCGCCCACGCGCGCGCAGCCGTTCAGGCGCTCAACGAGACCTACCGCGAGGACCGCCCGTGTATCTTCTATCTGTTTCACCGGCCTCGGGTATGGAATCCATACGAACGGGTGTGGATGGGATATGAGCGCAAGCGCGGCAAGCTGGAGCAGTTCAATGCCCTGCTGCGGGGCGGGGAGCAGGCTGCATTCTCGGATATTGTGGGCGATTTGTCCATCCTCTCCTCGGTCAAGTACGTCATTACCCTGGATTCCGACACCCAGCTGCCCCGCGACGCTGCACGCACGCTTATTGGAAACATCGCTCATCCTCTCAATCGGCCGGTCTACGATGCCGGCAAGAGACGCATTGTCGAAGGTTACGCGATCCTGCAACCGCGCGCTTCGATCAGCCTGACAAGCGCAGGCCAGTCACGGTTTTCGAAACTGTTCGCCGGTGAATCAGGCATCGATCCCTATACGCGCGAGGTATCGGATGTCTACCAGGATATTTTTGGAGAGGGGTCTTTCATCGGCAAGGGCATCTACGACGTGGACGCATTCCGTCAAGTCGTCGATGGACGCTTTCCGGAGAATCTCATTCTCAGTCACGACTTGCTGGAAAGCGGGTATGCCCGTTCGGCGCTGGTGTCCGATGTCGACCTTATTGAAGATCATCCGGCCGGTTACGCCATAGAGGCCAGCCGGCGGCACCGCTGGATACGCGGCGACTGGCAGCTTGCCGGCTGGCTGCTCCCGCGCGTGCCCGGACCGCATGGGTCAAATGGACCGAAAACGAAGCGTCAACCGAACCCGCTTACAGCCTTGTCGCTCTGGAAAATTTTCGATAACCTTCGACGCAGCCTCGTGCCGCCATCGCTGTTTGGCTTGCTGGCAGGCGGTTGGCTGTTTGGTCCGGGTTCCCCGTGGTTCTGGACCCTGCTGGCCGCTGGCGTGGTGTTCCTGCCAGCCTTGCTGGGAGCCGCGATCGATCTCATGCGTAAGCCTGAAGATCGCTATTGGCTGGCGCACCTGACCCTGACAGGCAAATCCTCTGGCCGTTCAATAGTGCTCGCCTTGCTGACATTGGTCTTTTTGCCATACGACATGTTGATTTGTCTGGATGCGATCCTGCGCTCGGGTGTGCGGATGCTGTTCACTCGACGCGGTTTGTTGCTCTGGCATATGCGATCATATGCAAGCCGCAACGCGCGCCGTACGCTGGCCGATTTTTTCATGGAGATGTGGGCCGCGCCTGCCCTGGCGGCGGCGCTGGCCTTCTCATTGGTGGTCAGCCGGTCGTCGGAGCTGCTCTTCTTTGCGCCCGTCTTGTTCCTCTGGCTGGTGTCGCCAGCCGTCGGCTGGTGGATCAGCATGCCGCTTGTGTCCAAAGCGCCGGGGTTGACTGGTGACCAGCGGGCATTTCTGCGGGCGTCGGCCCGGCGGACGTGGCGCTTTTTCGCTGATTTCGTCGGTCCGCAGGACAACTGGCTCCCGCCAGATAATTTCCAGGAATATCCGGCTCCGGCCAGCGCCTCGCGCACATCGCCCACGAACATAGGGATGTCGCTTCTGGCGAACCTGGCTGCGTACGATTTTGGTTACATTTCCGCGGGAGAATTCCTGCGGCTTACCGGGAACACGCTGGCTACGATGGAAAAGCTGGAACGCTACCGCGGCCATTTTTACAACTGGTACGACACGCGCACGCTGAGGCCGCTCCATCCGCGGTACGTCTCTTCGGTGGACAGCGGCAACCTGGCCGGCAGCTTGCTGACATTGCAGGCGGGACTGGCCGAGTTGAAAGATCAGCCTGTGCTGTCTTCGTGCGCGTTTCAGGGGCTACAGGACACCTTGCAGGTGCTTGTTCAACACATGCCTTCGTCGCCAGCCCGGGATTTTGCAAAGAAGATCGAGTTTCTGCAGGACACATTTCACTCGCTCACGCTGAAAGGGCCGCCACAGACGCTTGCCGCCGCCGATACCTTGCTGGATGAGATTCATCGTGCCGGCGGGGGGTTGGTTGCATTGCTGCCAGCGGATATTGATATCGATGGCGAACTGTATTACTGGGGGCAGGCATTCGACCGGCAAGCCCGCGCACTTCGGGATGATATTGGATTCCTCGTGCCCGGACCTCGCCGCTTCGGGAACATCCCGACACTGGCGGAATTGGCCGGACTTAGAGAGGTTGGCACTGAGGCTCTGTCGTCAGCCGGGGCAGCCGCAGCGGCTGTGTCTTCATATACTGGCGCGGTGGAACGGCTCAGAATTATCGACGACCTGGTGGACCGCTGCCGCGAACTGGCGGTTATGGATTTTGAATTTCTCTACGATACATCACGCGGCTTGCTGACCATAGGTTACGACGTGGGTGAACGGCGCCGCGATCCGTCCTGCTACGACTTGCTGGCATCAGAAGCGCGCCTGGCCAGTTTCCTGCTCATCGCGCAGGGACAGGTACCGCAGAAACATTGGTTCGCACTCGGCCGCCAGCTGACGTCTCATGGCGGCGAAATGAGCTTGATTTCGTGGAGCGGCTCAATGTTCGAGTACCTGATGCCGCAGCTGATAATGCCGAGTTTCGTGAACACCTTGTTGGAGCAGACCTGTAAGGCCGCGGTGTCGCGCCAGATCGAATACGGCCGACAGCGCGCTGTGCCCTGGGGTATTTCCGAGTCCTGCTATAACGCCACCGACATGCACCACGTCTATCAATATCGGGCGTTCGGTGTGCCCGGGCTGGGCTTCAAGCGCGGGCTGGGAGACGACCTGGTTGTCGCTCCTTACGCCAGCGCACTGGCGCTGACGGTGATGCCGCGGGAAGCGTGTCGCAATTTGCAGGCGCTGGCCGCCAAAGGTTTCCTCGGCGTTTATGGGTTCTACGAGGCGGTCGATTACACGCCATCGCGTGTGCCGCTGGGTAAGAATCACGCCATCGTGCGTACATTCATGGCGCATCATCAAGGCATGAGTCTGTTAGCCTTTGAGCATGCGTTGCTAAACAGGCCTATGCAGCGCCGGTTCATGTCTGCCCCCCTTGTGCGGGCGACGGAATTGCTGCTGCAAGAGCGTGTGCCGAAAAAGGGTGCTACGCTGCACCCGCACGCTGCTGAAGTGAATGCCACCGCCCGCCTCCCGGTTGCTGAGGCAGGCGCGATCATGCGCGTATTTACCGACCCGAACACGCCGACACCTGAAGTTCACCTCTTGTCCAACGGCAGGTACCATGTCATGGCGACCAATGCTGGAGGGGGTTACAGCCGCTGGCGAGACTTAGCCGTCACCCGTTGGCGAGAGGACGCCACTTCCGATTGCTGGGGCACGTTTATTTACTTGCGCGACCGCGACACGGGGCGTTATTGGTCAACCGCGTATCAACCGACACTGCGCAAGGCCGATCACTATGAGGCGATTTTCGTGCAGGCGCGCGCTGAATACCGGCGGCGCGATCAGTCGATCGAAGCGCATACCGAGATCGGCGTTTCACCTGAAGACGATGTCGAGATCCGCCGTGTCACGCTCACCAACCTGGCATCCCGTACCCGTCAAATCGAGGTGACGAGTTACGCGGAGGTCGTGTTTGCGCCGTTGAATGCCGACCTGGCCCATCGCACTTTCAGCAACCTTTTTGTGCAAACCGAAATCCTTTCCGACCGGCAGGCGATCCTCTGCACGAGGCGCCCACGCACACCGGGGGAGCAGGTCCCGTGGATGTTTCACCTGTTGGCAGCGCCTGGCGCGATTGCCGACGAGCCGTCTTACGAGACTGACCGCGCCAAATTCATCGGGCGGGGTCGTACGGCGGTCAACCCGGTGGTACTGGATAGCCCTGGCAGCCCGTTGACGTTGTCGAACACTGATGGTTCGGTGCTCGATCCAATCGTGGCGATCCGGTGTTCCATCATCTTGTCAGCTGACGAGTCAGCGACCGTGCAGATCATCTCCGGTGTCGCGGAAACGCGCGAGGCGGCATTGGCTTTACTTGATAAGTATTGTGACCGGCACTTCGTTGAGCGTGCCTTTGAAATGGCATGGTTCCAAAGTCAGGAGGTGCTGCGCCACCTCAACGCGACCGAAGTCGATGCACAGGTCTACGGCCGCCTGGCCGCCTCCGTCATTTACGGTAATGCCTTGCGCCGCGCCGCGCCCAGCGTTATTGCCCGCAACCAGCTTGGTCAGTCCGGGCTTTGGCGTTTTGGCGTCTCGGGCGATCTGCCGATCATCCTGATACGAATCGGCGACCTGAGCCGCATCGAGTTGCTAAAACAGGTGCTGCAAGCCCATGCCTATTGGCGGATGAAGGGCTTGACGGCGGATTTGGTGATCGTGAACGAGGATTTTTCGGGGTACCGGGCGGTCCTGCAAGACCAGATAATGGGGTTGATCAACTCGGGTCCCGAAGCGCAAATTTTCGACAAACCGGGTGGGGTCTTCGTGCGCCGCGCCGAAGAGCTTTCCGAGGAGGACCGGGTCCTGTTCCAGACTGTAGCTCGCATTGTGTTCAACGATACCGTCGAGACATTGGCCGAGCAGGTGGAACGCCGGGTTCCGGCAGAGCGTGTGCCGGGCCGTCTGGAGCCATTGCAGCAACCGGCAGCCGAACCGGCAAATCCGCTCTCGGCGCGCGAACGCATTTTCTACAACGGACTGGGGGGATTCACGCCCGATGGACGCGAATACGTCATCACCCTCGATCCTGGTCAGAGCACGCCTGCGCCGTGGGTCAATGTCATCGCCAGCCCGTACATTGGCACGGTAGTCAGTGAGAGCGGGAGCGCGTATACCTGGGTGGAAAACGCTCACGAGTTCAGGCTGACCACCTGGCACAATGACCCGCTTAGCGACAGCAGCGGCGAGGCGCTATACATCCGTGACGAGGAAACGGGTGCGTTCTGGTCGCCAACCCCGCTGCCCGCCCGCGGCCGGTCCGGGTATGTGTGCCGGCACGGGTTTGGGTACAGCGTGTTCGAGCATTACGAAGCTGGCATCTCCTCGGAACTGTTTACCTACGTCGCAATGGACGCACCTGTAAAGTTCGCTGTGGTAAAGCTGCGAAACCATTCGCGGCGCCCGCGTCGATTGTCGCTGACCGGGTATTGGGAACTGGTGCTCGGTGAGTGGCGGCACTCCAATCTGATGAACATTGTTACCGAAACTGATTTGCACAGCGGGGCGCTGTTTGCCCGCAATGCTTATGGCCGCGAATGCGCCAATCGGGTCTTCTTTCTGCAGGTCAGCGAGGTAGAGCGTACGGTGACCGGAAACCGTACAGAGTTCATTGGCCGCAACGGCTCGCTGTCCAGCCCGGCGGCTATGCGCCGCAAGGGTTTGTCGGGCAGGAAAGGTGCGGGCCTTGATCCGTGCGCCGCGATACAGACTCAGATCGAACTGGCCGACGGGCAAGAGCGCGAAATAGTGTTTGTATTCGGTGCGGCCCGCAGCACCGACGAAGCGCAGCATCTCATCCAGCGATTCGGCGGGTCGGTTGGCGCACGGGAAGCATTGGAAGCGGTGTGGGGACACTGGAACCGAACCCTGGGCGCGGTGCACGTGGAGACGCCGGACCCGGCGTTGGACGTGTTGACCAACGGCTGGTTGGTCTACCAGACACTGTCCTGCAGGCTCTGGGGCCGCAGTGGGTATTATCAGTCCGGCGGTGCCTACGGTTTCCGTGATCAATTGCAGGACACCATGGCGCTTATCCATGCGGCACCATGGCTCGCCCGCGAGCAGTTGATCCGTTGCGCCGAGCGCCAGTTCCTTCAGGGTGACGTGCAACACTGGTGGCATCCGCCCAATGGACAAGGCGTGCGCACACATTTCTCCGATGATTATCTGTGGTTACCGTATGCAACCTGTCGTTATGTGCTGGCGACCGGCGATACTGGAGTGCTCGATGAGTCAGTACATTTCCTGGAGGGCCGCGAGTTGAATCCGGGAGAGGAGGCTTACTACGACCAGCCGCAACGTTCGCATGAAGTGGCAAGCCTTTATGAACATTGTGTGCGTTCAATCAAGCATGGTTTACGGTTTGGCGGGCATCAATTACCGCTGATGGGCTGCGGCGACTGGAACGATGGCATGAATCTCGTCGGTCGTGATGGCAAGGGCGAGAGCGTTTGGCTGGCTTGGTTCCTGTACGAGAACCTTCAGCTGTTTACAGGACTGGCCCGCGCCCGAAACGACGAGGCCTTTGCCGAAGTTTGCACCAGGCAGGCTTCGTTGCTGCGCAGCAACATTGAGGCTAGTGCCTGGGACGGCAGCTGGTATCGGCGGGCTTATTTCGATGATGGCACACCCTTGGGCTCGTCAGAAAATGACGAATGCCAAATTGATTCGATCAGCCAGAGTTGGGCGGTCATTTCGGGCGGCGGCGATGCCATGCGAGCCCGCCAGGCGATGGCGGCGGTGGATAAACGCCTGGTGCGACGCGATATGCAGTTAATCCAACTGTTCGCCCCGCCCTTTGATAAATCAGACCTTGAGCCCGGTTATATCAAGGGTTACGTGCCCGGCGTCCGAGAGAACGGTGGCCAATATACCCATGCCGCGATTTGGACCACGATGGCGTTTGCCATGATGGGTGACAGGGAACGAGCATGGGAATTGTACGCCATGCTCAATCCCATCAATCACGGTAGTCGGCCGGAGGAGATCGAACGCTACACGGTCGAGCCGTACGTCATGTGCGCGGATATTTACGGTGCGCCGCCACACACAAGCCGGGGCGGCTGGACCTGGTACACCGGGGCGGCGGGCTGGATGTACCGGCTGACCGTGGAAACGCTACTGGGCCTGCAACTGGAAGTGGACCATCTGCGCATTGCACCGTGTATCCCGGCTCATTGGGCATCGTACAAAATCCACTACCGCTATCGCGAGACCTTCTACCACATCACAGTCAAGCGCGTCGGTGAACAGTCGGAGCATGTGATCCGCGTTACGGTGGACGGTGCCGTGGTAAATGGAGCTTGCGTAGATGGGACAGGGCGACCGCAAGGCATGATCCCCCTTATGGACGACCGCCGGGAGCACCACGTCGAGGTGGACTTGAGCTAAAGGGATTTTGAATTGCGTGTATCTCTGCCCTTGTGCCCTCTGGGTATTGCGGGAATGGCGGTTGCTGTAATGAATATCTGTCATGAATTACGTAAAGGTCAATAGATCGTCAATTGAGGATAAGTACAGCAATAGTATGTTCATCTGCAAGAGAGCGAAGCTTCTGGACATTAGGATATCAAAATGACACAGCGGTACGCGCACCATTGTACCGCGAGTTTGAGGCGAGGCTTAGAGGCGATGGATAGGATTAGCACAAATTTAGCACAGTCCAACGAAAAAGGGGCTTGGCAAATCGCCAAACCCCTTGTGTTTACTGGTGGAGCAGAGGGGGATCGAACCCCTGACCTCAAGACTGCCAGCCTTGCGCTCTCCCAACTGAGCTACTGCCCCTGAATGTGGTGCCCCACGGACGTGAGATATATATTATTAACACTCTCATAATTGCGTGTCAATCTAAAATTAAAAAACAATCGAGGCCCCGATTCCTCGCTCCATGCGGGCCAAACGTCAAGTTTCGCTATGGTTACATTTTTTATTTTTTTCGCTTGCAATGGGTTTGAAAAAAATGTATGAATAACTTAACCCGCATGAGATTTGCCCCGCTGCAGCACGCTGCGCGGAGTTTTTTTTAAAAAAATATTCCAAAACAAAAGAGGGAGGTTCAGATGGGAAAGCCGTTAACCAAGTCACAGATCGCTGATTCAATCGCCAACAAGACCGGTGTGACCAAGAAGCTCGCAGGTGAGATCATAAACCACCTTGCGCAGCTCTCATACAAAGAGGCCAAGAACACGTTCACCATACCTGGCATCGGGAAGCTTGTGCTTGTGAAGAGGAAGGCCCGTACAGGCAGGAACCCCCAGACCGGCGCGGCGATAAAGATCCCCGCCAAGAAGGTCGTGAAGTTCAGGGTCGCGAAGGCCTGCAAGGACGCGGTCCTCGGCACCAAGTAACTTTGATCTGATTCTCCCGTAACTTAAAGCCCCCGTCCCCGCGGGGGCTTTTTTTTGACCTGCCTGAGCTTGTTTCAGCCTCCCCCCATTTACCCCTTGTCTTCCAATGTTTTCTTCTGTTATTATTTCCACTTATGAAATGCCCATTTTGCGGTTACCTTGAGGACAAGGTCATAGATTCAAGGCTGTCTCAGGACGGCAGCACTACCCGGAGGCGGAGGGAATGCTTGAGCTGCGCCAAGCGATTCACCACCTACGAGAGGGTCGAGGAGGCGCTCCCGCTCGTCGTTAAAAAGGACGGCAGGCGTGAGACCTTCGACAGGACGAAGATATTGAACGGCATGATCAGGGCCTGCGAGAAAAGGCCCGTGGGCCTTGAGGAGATAGAGAGGTCGGTCGCCAGGCTTGAGACCAGGTTCATCGATTCAGGCGAAAGGGAGATCCCCAGCTCTGTCATAGGCGAGGCGGTCATGGAAGAGCTCAAGGGCCTTGACGAGGTAGCTTACGTGCGCTTCGCCTCGGTCTACAGGGAGTTCAGGGATATAAACGAGTTCATGAGCGAGCTCAAGGACCTCCTGGAAGTCAAGAAAAGGACATAAGTATGCCGCATGAAGAGTTCATGCGCGCGGCCCTGAGGCTCGCCATAAAAGGGCTCGGGAGGACCAGCCCAAACCCCGCCGTAGGCGCGGTAATCGTCAAGAACGGTCAGATCGCCTCAACCGGCTATCACAGGAAGGCCGGGGGTCCGCACGCCGAAATAGAGGCCCTTGCCGGGGCAGGCAGGTTGAAGGGCGCGACGGTCTACGTTACGCTTGAGCCATGCTGCCATTTCGGGAGGACGCCCCCATGCACAGAGGCGTTGATCCGTTCCGGGGTCAAAAGGGTCGTGGTCGGCGCTTCAGACCCAAACCCCCGTGTTAGCGGAAAGGGGATAAGGGCCTTGAGGAGAGCCGGTATAGAAGTCATAGCCGGTATCCTTCGTGATGAGTGCGCGGCCCTGAACGAGCCTTATAATACTTACATCCGCCGCAGGACCCCGTTCGTTACATTGAAGCTCGCCTCGTCCCTCGACGGAAGGATAGCTACCTCAAGCGGAAGCTCTAAATGGATAACCGGCGTCGAGGCGAGAAAGAGCGTCCACAGGCTGCGCTCCCTCAATGACGCCGTAATGGTCGGCAGGAATACCGTCAAGAACGACGACCCTGAGCTTACGGTCAGGCTTGTCCGCGGGAGTAGCCCCGTAAGGGTCGTGCTCGACAGCCTCCTTGAGACGGCGCCGGTGGCAAAGGTCTTTAACGGCGTAAAGGAAGGGAAGGCTCGCTTACTTATTTTCGCCTCTAAAGAAGTAAAGGCCTCAAGGGTAAGAAAGGCCGAGGGGCTTGGCGCGGAGGTCATACTTGTCCAGGCTACCGGTAGCGGCCTGTCGCTTGGAACAGTTATGAGAGAGCTGGGCAAAAGGGAGATAACGAGCGTGCTCGTTGAAGGCGGAAGCGAGCTTGCGGCCTCTTTCATAAGCGCTGGCCTGGTGGATAAATACGTCTTCTTTTACGGCCCGATGCTCATAGGCGGGGACGGACTGCCGATGATAGCCGGGTTGAAGGTAAAAGGCCTTGTTAACGCGCCCAGGCTTGAAAGGGTGAAGGCAACTACCGTAGGGAGCTGCCTCGCTATCGTTGGATATCCCGCGAAAAGGAAGGGGTAAAGGGCCATGTTCACCGGCATTGTAGAGGGCGTAGGGACGGTTAAACATATTGAAAAAAAAGGGACTTTTGGTAAAATAACAGTTGAAACATCCATCGTGCTCGCCAACGTCAAGGTGGGGGATTCCATCTCCGTGGATGGCGCCTGCCTCACCGCTACAGCCATAAACGGAAGCTCCTTCACCGCCGATGTGAGCGGCGAAACACTAAAGGTCACCACCCTTGGTGAGCTTGCCGCTGGCAGCAGGGTCAATATAGAGCTGGCTTTAACGCTTTCAAAGCCGCTCGGAGGGCACCTCGTCACAGGGCATATCGACGGGGTAGGGGTAATAAAGAAGATGGTATCGGCAGGCGATAACATGGAGCTTCAAGTCTCCGTGCCTGCGGGGCTCATGGCTCAGATAGTCAGGAAGGGCTCGATCACTATCGACGGCATAAGCCTTACCGTGGCGGAGGCAGGCCACGATAGCGTAAAGATAGCGGTGATCCCGCATACCTTGAACAACACCGGATTGCTTTCAAAAAAAGCCGGGTCAAGGGTCAACGTCGAAACAGACCTCATAGGCAAGTACGTGGAGAAGTTCTTTAAAAAGGAAGAGGGCCGCATATCCGAGGACTTCCTCTCGGAGCACGGTTTCATAAGGAAGGGATAGCAGATGTCCATAAAGAGGATCGAAGAGGCGTTAAGTCTCATCAGGGAAGGCAAGATCGTCATCCTTGTCGACGACGAAGACAGGGAGAACGAGGGAGACCTCTGCATGGCGGCTGAAAAGGCCACGCCAGAGGCGATAAACTTCATGGCCAAGTACGGCAGGGGCCTTATATGCGTAACCCTTACAGAGGGCAGGGCCGACGAGCTCAACCTCCCCAACATGGTCGATGACAACACCTCGCTTTTCAGGACAGCCTTCACCATCTCCGTTGACGCGAAAGAGGGTGTTACCACGGGCATCTCGGCCTCTGACAGGGCAAAGACCATCCTCACCTGCGTTGACGATAGCGCCAGGCCGGAAGACCTTGTAAGGCCCGGCCATATATTCCCCTTAAGGGCCCGCACAGGCGGGGTGCTCGTGCGCACAGGCCAGACCGAAGGCTCTGTAGACCTATCGAGGCTCGCCGGCCTCAAGCCGGCCGGGATAATCTGCGAGATAATGAACGATGACGGCTCCATGGCACGGATGAAGGACCTGGAGTCCTTCGCCAAGGAGCACGGCCTCACGATAGTCACCATAGCCGATATAATCGAATACAGGCTCAAGAAGGACAGGCTTGTAAGGAGGGCCGCCGAGGCGGCCCTCCCGTCAAGGTACGGTGGCGAGTTCAGGGCAGTGGCCTATACCAATGACGTCG
It includes:
- a CDS encoding cyclic beta 1-2 glucan synthetase — encoded protein: MLRSELFSLEQLKRHAVTLAGQHRIDSRPGLDKLLPRLADNARVLLAAYDVVTAAATPGQRIVPAEAWLLDNFYLIEQQIGLARRHLPRGYSRQLPQLTNGLSAGFPRIYDLALELISHMDGRVDSDNATQFVTAYQTAEPLKLGELWAFPIMLQLALLENLRRVALRIARRREERDVAITWADRMLATAEKEPKKLIQLLADFANADVPLTAPFVEEFYARLQAQGPAMAFVQTWVEQKLLEQGSTATQLSEAAGRTAAANQISIANSIGSLRFIDTMDWRNYVESLSVVELTLREDPTGMHASQDFVTRDRYRHVIEDVARGSSRSELAVAREAIILAQTAAERLGAKDRTAHVGYYLVDHGRQVLERAVGCSLSWKLLVSRASRHFCLFLYLGPIILLTALATSVVLFPFGGFEPGDWRYWFFAITGIIGASALAVPLVNLLSTLVLPPRALPRLDFSQGIPSVYRTMVVVPTLLSRPQDVDDLIEAMEIRYLGNRDPNLFFALLTDFRDAPERTLPDDDALLAHARAAVQALNETYREDRPCIFYLFHRPRVWNPYERVWMGYERKRGKLEQFNALLRGGEQAAFSDIVGDLSILSSVKYVITLDSDTQLPRDAARTLIGNIAHPLNRPVYDAGKRRIVEGYAILQPRASISLTSAGQSRFSKLFAGESGIDPYTREVSDVYQDIFGEGSFIGKGIYDVDAFRQVVDGRFPENLILSHDLLESGYARSALVSDVDLIEDHPAGYAIEASRRHRWIRGDWQLAGWLLPRVPGPHGSNGPKTKRQPNPLTALSLWKIFDNLRRSLVPPSLFGLLAGGWLFGPGSPWFWTLLAAGVVFLPALLGAAIDLMRKPEDRYWLAHLTLTGKSSGRSIVLALLTLVFLPYDMLICLDAILRSGVRMLFTRRGLLLWHMRSYASRNARRTLADFFMEMWAAPALAAALAFSLVVSRSSELLFFAPVLFLWLVSPAVGWWISMPLVSKAPGLTGDQRAFLRASARRTWRFFADFVGPQDNWLPPDNFQEYPAPASASRTSPTNIGMSLLANLAAYDFGYISAGEFLRLTGNTLATMEKLERYRGHFYNWYDTRTLRPLHPRYVSSVDSGNLAGSLLTLQAGLAELKDQPVLSSCAFQGLQDTLQVLVQHMPSSPARDFAKKIEFLQDTFHSLTLKGPPQTLAAADTLLDEIHRAGGGLVALLPADIDIDGELYYWGQAFDRQARALRDDIGFLVPGPRRFGNIPTLAELAGLREVGTEALSSAGAAAAAVSSYTGAVERLRIIDDLVDRCRELAVMDFEFLYDTSRGLLTIGYDVGERRRDPSCYDLLASEARLASFLLIAQGQVPQKHWFALGRQLTSHGGEMSLISWSGSMFEYLMPQLIMPSFVNTLLEQTCKAAVSRQIEYGRQRAVPWGISESCYNATDMHHVYQYRAFGVPGLGFKRGLGDDLVVAPYASALALTVMPREACRNLQALAAKGFLGVYGFYEAVDYTPSRVPLGKNHAIVRTFMAHHQGMSLLAFEHALLNRPMQRRFMSAPLVRATELLLQERVPKKGATLHPHAAEVNATARLPVAEAGAIMRVFTDPNTPTPEVHLLSNGRYHVMATNAGGGYSRWRDLAVTRWREDATSDCWGTFIYLRDRDTGRYWSTAYQPTLRKADHYEAIFVQARAEYRRRDQSIEAHTEIGVSPEDDVEIRRVTLTNLASRTRQIEVTSYAEVVFAPLNADLAHRTFSNLFVQTEILSDRQAILCTRRPRTPGEQVPWMFHLLAAPGAIADEPSYETDRAKFIGRGRTAVNPVVLDSPGSPLTLSNTDGSVLDPIVAIRCSIILSADESATVQIISGVAETREAALALLDKYCDRHFVERAFEMAWFQSQEVLRHLNATEVDAQVYGRLAASVIYGNALRRAAPSVIARNQLGQSGLWRFGVSGDLPIILIRIGDLSRIELLKQVLQAHAYWRMKGLTADLVIVNEDFSGYRAVLQDQIMGLINSGPEAQIFDKPGGVFVRRAEELSEEDRVLFQTVARIVFNDTVETLAEQVERRVPAERVPGRLEPLQQPAAEPANPLSARERIFYNGLGGFTPDGREYVITLDPGQSTPAPWVNVIASPYIGTVVSESGSAYTWVENAHEFRLTTWHNDPLSDSSGEALYIRDEETGAFWSPTPLPARGRSGYVCRHGFGYSVFEHYEAGISSELFTYVAMDAPVKFAVVKLRNHSRRPRRLSLTGYWELVLGEWRHSNLMNIVTETDLHSGALFARNAYGRECANRVFFLQVSEVERTVTGNRTEFIGRNGSLSSPAAMRRKGLSGRKGAGLDPCAAIQTQIELADGQEREIVFVFGAARSTDEAQHLIQRFGGSVGAREALEAVWGHWNRTLGAVHVETPDPALDVLTNGWLVYQTLSCRLWGRSGYYQSGGAYGFRDQLQDTMALIHAAPWLAREQLIRCAERQFLQGDVQHWWHPPNGQGVRTHFSDDYLWLPYATCRYVLATGDTGVLDESVHFLEGRELNPGEEAYYDQPQRSHEVASLYEHCVRSIKHGLRFGGHQLPLMGCGDWNDGMNLVGRDGKGESVWLAWFLYENLQLFTGLARARNDEAFAEVCTRQASLLRSNIEASAWDGSWYRRAYFDDGTPLGSSENDECQIDSISQSWAVISGGGDAMRARQAMAAVDKRLVRRDMQLIQLFAPPFDKSDLEPGYIKGYVPGVRENGGQYTHAAIWTTMAFAMMGDRERAWELYAMLNPINHGSRPEEIERYTVEPYVMCADIYGAPPHTSRGGWTWYTGAAGWMYRLTVETLLGLQLEVDHLRIAPCIPAHWASYKIHYRYRETFYHITVKRVGEQSEHVIRVTVDGAVVNGACVDGTGRPQGMIPLMDDRREHHVEVDLS
- a CDS encoding DNA-binding protein, yielding MGKPLTKSQIADSIANKTGVTKKLAGEIINHLAQLSYKEAKNTFTIPGIGKLVLVKRKARTGRNPQTGAAIKIPAKKVVKFRVAKACKDAVLGTK
- a CDS encoding transcriptional regulator NrdR, producing the protein MKCPFCGYLEDKVIDSRLSQDGSTTRRRRECLSCAKRFTTYERVEEALPLVVKKDGRRETFDRTKILNGMIRACEKRPVGLEEIERSVARLETRFIDSGEREIPSSVIGEAVMEELKGLDEVAYVRFASVYREFRDINEFMSELKDLLEVKKRT